TGGTCTGGCCCTGCTGCATCCGGATAACCATGCCTTCTTCGATGGTTGTCATGCAGCTTTGTCGGTTTTGTACGCCATTGATCTGCACCAGGCATTCGAAGCAGACACCCATTTGGCAGTATGGGGCGCGCGGCTGGCCGCTGACAGGCGAGTCACGAAAATGCAAAACCTGGTTCTGTATGAGTGCCGCAGCGACGGTAATGCCTTTTGGGGCATGCAATTGCCGGCCTTCGAAATCAAAGGACACGGTCTGGGCAGATGCCTCGCTCCTGTCGGTCTGCACGGTTCTGAAAAGTACTGTGTTCATGATGGATCTCTGGTCAAATTGCAGAAGCGCTGGTTTGAGAATGGGGCGATGGTCTGGGCAGCGGCGCCGCGCAGAATCCAGTCGGGAATCGTGAAAACGTGATTGGCCGCCAGTGTGATGCCGCTGTGACAGGTCACGACGTAGGCGCCGGGCATGTCGGACGACTCCTGGTAGATCGGCACGCCGTCAGGCGACATAATCCGCAGCGCCGCCCAGCAGCGAATGATGCGCATGTCGGCCAGCGCCGGGAAGTAATCGATGGCCCGTCGGGCGATGGCCTGCTGTAATGACAGTCGTGTTGTGTCGTCATAGCCAACGTCTTCCAGCGAATCGCCGATCTGTATCGTGCCTTCATTGGTCTGTCGCACATGCATGGTGGGATAGGACAAAAAGGGAGCACAGCGCTCGCCGATCATGACCTGGCCTGATTCGGTTCGACCGGCACGTGCAGGCCAACAAAGTTACCTAATCGCTTATTGCCCAGGCCCGCGCAAAGCACCACTTTTTTTCCGGTATATTTTTCACCGGCGCGTGTGGTCACGATAAAGTTGCCTGACCGATAATCGATATGCTCGACAGGGTTGTTGTAGCGGTAGTCCACACCCAACTGGCGGGCACCCTGCTGCAACGCGGGCAACAGCTTCAGTGGGTTGGCATGGCCATCCATGGGCGTATAGCAGGCGCCGATCACCTTGGGGCCGATCGCAGGAATATACTTGCGTACTTCTGTCGGCGTCATAAACGTGTAGTCATACTTTTCGTCTACCGAGGCCTGGATGTGGCGCATCAGTTGCTGCCTTTCGTCCATTTCTGCCTGATTGGTAAAGAATACAAAGCCGCCCGGCTGCTGCAGATAGGGATCGATGCCGGTGCTCTCGGTAAGCTCGCGGGCCAGCGCCGGCCAGTTGCGGGCCGATTGCATGGTCCAGCGGGTATACGGAGAAAAGCCATAGCCTTTTCCCTGCACCCACACCAGCCCGAAATTGCCCCTGGATGCACGAAAGGCAACGTCGCCTTCGTCAAGCATGAGCACTTTTGCATTTTGACGGGCCAAACCATAGGCGACGCTTGATCCGACGATACCGCCGCCTATTACAATAATATCTGTGTTGTACATTTCAACCTTTTCCAATCAACACTTTATCCAGGCCAACCAGACGGTCCATGATGATCATCATTATTACCGTTGCAATAATAAGTATTGCCGATACAGAGGTAATCAGTGGATCAATGGTTTGCGCAATATGGTTATACATCCAGACCGGCAATGTCGTTGTGCCCGGTGTTGCAACGAATACCGTCATGGTCAGTTCATCGAAACTCTGGATAAAGGACAGCAGCCAGCCGCCGGTCAGGCCGGGCAGGATCAATGGCAGTATGATACGGCCATATACATGGCGTTTGCCGGCGCCAAGCGATCTTGCTGCCATTTCAACTTCCCGGTCCATGCCGGTAGCTGACGCCAGGACCAGACGCAGGGAATAGGGAAAAATGAAAATGACATGTGTCATAGTCAGCCAGAATACCGATCCCGATAGCCCGGCGATATTGAAAAACCGCAGGAACGACACGCCCAATACCACATTTGGAATCATGAGCGGCGACATCAGGAATGCGCTGACGGCATCGCGCCCCGGAAAACGGAAACGGGTCAGCGCCAGCGCGGCCGGCACCGCCAGGCAGACGGCAATGGTAGATGCGAAAGTAGCCAGTTTCAGGGACAGCCAGAAAGATTGCGTAATCCGCGGCTCTTCCAGCACTGCCTGATACCATCGCAATGACAGCCCATCGCTCGGATAGGAAATGAAGCCTTTGTCGGTGAACGAGACAACGATCACGATGAGCAGGGGCGCCAGCAGAAACAGCATGAAAGCCGTATGAAAGAGCAGCGAGAGCGTTCTATTGCGTTTCATCCATTTTCTCCGGCAGAAAAGATCATGCGGTACTTTCTTTCGGTGTAGCGGTTCAGTCCCATGATAATGATGATGTTGGCGATCAGCAGCAGGATCACAATGGCGGCGCCCAACGGCCAGTTAAGGGAGTTGAGAAATTCGTCATAGGCAGCCGTGGCCACTACTTTCAGACGGCGCCCACCCAAAATGGCAGGCGTGGCAAATGCCGACGCCGACAGGGCGAAAACGATAATGGAGCCTGATAGTATCCCCGGCATTAACTGCGGGAAAATAATCCGGCGAAAGACGGTGAGGGGTGAGCCGCCAAGCGAGCGGCCCGCATATTCCACGGTGGGGTCCAGCTTGCGCAGGGTCGCCCAGATTGAAATAATCATGAAGGGCACCATGACGTGCACCAGGCCGATGACCATGCCGGTGAACGTGAACGTGAGGCGGATGGGCGAATCGACCAGGCCAAGCAGGAGCAGGGTATCGTTGATGAGGCCTTGTCGGCCCATCAGGATGGACCAGCCCAGCGTGCGCACCACAACCGAAATCAGCAAAGGCCCCAGCACCATGACCAGGAAGATGCCGCGCCACGGAGCGCGCATGCGTGCCAGGATGAGCGTTTCCGGAATGCCCAGGACCAGGCAGATCGCGGTGACCAGCAAGGCCATACCGGCGGTGCGCAGGAAAATCTCCCCATAGTAGGGGTCCGAAAAGATGGTTATATAGTTGCCAAACGAAAAATCCGGAATGATGCCGATGGTGCCGTTAAAAGCATAGAAGGACAGCACCGCAACCAGCAGCATGGGAATGATGAGCATGCCGCAAAACAGCAGGAGTGCGGGCGCCAGCAGGGCATAGGGTTCTTTACGCATGTGGGCCACCTGTCCTACTGCTGCTCGGCGATAATACGCAGATCGCAGTCTTGCCAGTCCAGTGCAACCGTCTCGCCGGGCTGCGCGGTGAGCGTCTGGATCGAGACAAACCACATGCCCAGTGGCGTTGTCACTTCACATAGCCAGTGCGTGCCCAGAAAGACGGCCTCGGACAGCGTTCCCGATAGTTTGCCCGCAGTGCCGGGGCCGGCAAAACGGACGTTCTCGGGTCGAATCATAATATTGGCCGTGCCCGCACGAAAAAGATGGTTTTCCGGCAGGCACACCGCGAAGGTCAGGCCATTGCTGCTGACCTGATAGCCCGGCGTATCGCTACGCGCAATTGTGCCTTCAAATACATTGGCACGGCCCAGAAACCCGGATACAAACAGCGTCCTGGGGTTATGGTATACCTCGAGCGGCGGCGCCAGCTGTTGAATGCATCCATCGTTCATCAGTGCAATACGGTCGCTCATGGTCATCGCCTCGGTCTGGTCGTGGGTAACCAGAATTGTGGTAATGCCCAGTTTGCGCTGGATCCGACGCAGCTCAATGTGCATGTTTTCGCGCAGCTTGGCGTCCAGATTGGACATGGGTTCATCCAGCAGGAGCAGCCTGGGCTGGATGGCCAGTGAACGGGCGATCGCGACACGTTGCCGCTGCCCGCCGGAGAGCTGGGCAGGGTAGCGCTCGCCCATTCCTGTCAGGCTGACCATGTCAAGTACTTCGTTGATGCGCTCGCGGCGTTGGGCTCTGGCCATTTTCCGCATTTCCAGGCCGAAACTGATATTGTCCTGGACAGTCATATGAGGGAACAGCGCGTAGCTTTGGAATACCACGCCGATATCACGCTTTTCTGGCGGCATATCGGTCAGGTCCGTGCCATCCAGAATGACCTGGCCACGGGTGGGATCGGTGAATCCGGCAATCATTTGCAGCGTGGTGGTCTTGCCGCAACCCGATGGGCCCAGCAGCGAGACAAACTCACCGCGCTCGATTTCAAGATCCATGGATTTGACCACGCTGGCCGAGCCGTAGTCTTTGCCCAGGTTTCTGACAGAAAGAAAACTCATTTACCGCTCCACTGTCCGGTTCCAGCGATCGTTCCATTGCGTGCGCACGGCATTAACTGTATCCCAGTCGGTCTTTTCCAGTTTGTCGACTGCCTCGCCATACACCACGCGCTGTGCGTCCTCTGCAGGCAACTTAACGGTTTTGTTGACCGGGCCCCAGCTTTGGGTGCGCGCAAAAACCATCTGTATTTCAGGCGAGGCAAGATACTGCACCAGTTTCTGGGCCAGTTCAGGCACATTGCTTTTGACAACAGGACAGGCTGCTGTGAGCAATGCCATGGCGCCTTCCTTGGGATAGACGAATTTGACTGGAAAGCCGGTAGATCTGAGGGTTTCTACACGACCATTACCCCAGACGCCGATAATTGCTTCGCCGTTTTGAAACAGCGAGGTCATGCCGCCAGGCGAGGGTTCCCAGGCCAGTACATTCGGGTTGATTTTTTTGATAATGGCATCAAAGCCGGGGTCCGGTTTTTTTCATCGCCGCCATTGAGTTTGGCAAATTTCACCAGTGTGTGCAGGCCGTACGTATTGTTCAGTGGCGGTATGACCGTGCGTTGTTCGAACTGGGGATTTTCCAGGTCGTGCCATGATGTGGGCGGCGTTATGCCTTCTTTTTTGAAAGCCTCCTCGTTGTAGAACAAGCCGGTGGCCACCAGTCCGATGCCCAGGGCATTGGGTCCCAGGTCAGCAATCGGGTACAGGTCTTTGAATACGGGCGCGCTTTTGTCGATTTTGTCGCAGAAGCCAAATTGCATTGCCTGATACATAGGACCGTCATCAAGCATGACCACGTCCAGTTCAGGATTACTTTTCTGAGCCTGCAGTTTTCCCAGTGTATCGGTCGAGTTGCCCGGAACATAAACAACCTTGACGTTGTTGGCCTTTTCGAACGCGGGAAGCACATCTTCCTCAAATGCCTTTTGCGTTGAACCGCCGTATGATCCCAGATACAACGTGGGCGTTTGCGCATATACCATCGAGGTTGCCGGAGCCATTAAACCTGCTATGGCAATTGTCATAAGCTTGCGTTTCATCATTTTCTCCGTGGTGGGGGGAACAACTTACGGATAACAATAGAGAACACTGCCCGCTATGTAAAATGCTTTTTTTTGGCCCGTCCATAATATGGTGTTATGGCATGCACACGCTTTTTCACCACGTTAAAGCAGCTTGCCGTTTTGTGCGATTGTCATGGTCACATTTGTTTTGACGTAGTGCACAAAATCCTTAAGCACGCGCAAAGCCGGCTTGTCGGCGCGATAAAGCGCACTGAAATGGACCATCAGTCGCGGTGAAAAATTCCTGAACACAATGTTGTTTCCGATATACGTTATCACCGTGATGGGATCGACAATGGCCAGGCAATTGCCGGACTCCACGAACGAGCACATGGTTTGCGAGGTGTTGGTGTCAACGCTTGAGAATACCTTGATGCCGTGGGATACCAGTAACAGGCCAAACGCCTGGCGGGTGTCCATGTCGTGGGACCCCAATATCATGGTCTGTCCCTGAAGGTCGGTGACGTGGATCTCGCTTTTCTGCGCCAGCGGATGGTTGCGCGGAATGGCAATCTTCGAATCCAGCGAGAACAAATGCTCGCCTAGCGGACTGGGATATTCACTGGACAGAATGACCATGCCAAGATCACACTTGGCATTCTGTACCATGTCCATGATGGTGGTAGAGGCATGAGTGGTTAACTTGACCGACAGGTCGGTATGCGCTTGCATGAAGTTGTGCAGCAGGAAAGGCAATGCCGCAGAGGCCAGGCAGGGTGCCGCGGCAATATGGAACTGGCCCTTTTGCGCTTTCTGGATCTGGCTGGCGGCATAGGCAATTTCCTGAACGCCGACCAGACTGCGCTCGACTTCCTTGAACAGCTCTTCTGCTTCGTGTGTCGGGAAAAGGCGGCCCTGGCGTCGCTCAAATAGCGG
Above is a window of Advenella kashmirensis WT001 DNA encoding:
- a CDS encoding (2Fe-2S)-binding protein, whose amino-acid sequence is MNTVLFRTVQTDRSEASAQTVSFDFEGRQLHAPKGITVAAALIQNQVLHFRDSPVSGQPRAPYCQMGVCFECLVQINGVQNRQSCMTTIEEGMVIRMQQGQTTFTVIQTGEEQ
- a CDS encoding NAD(P)/FAD-dependent oxidoreductase translates to MIGERCAPFLSYPTMHVRQTNEGTIQIGDSLEDVGYDDTTRLSLQQAIARRAIDYFPALADMRIIRCWAALRIMSPDGVPIYQESSDMPGAYVVTCHSGITLAANHVFTIPDWILRGAAAQTIAPFSNQRFCNLTRDPS
- a CDS encoding NAD(P)/FAD-dependent oxidoreductase — protein: MYNTDIIVIGGGIVGSSVAYGLARQNAKVLMLDEGDVAFRASRGNFGLVWVQGKGYGFSPYTRWTMQSARNWPALARELTESTGIDPYLQQPGGFVFFTNQAEMDERQQLMRHIQASVDEKYDYTFMTPTEVRKYIPAIGPKVIGACYTPMDGHANPLKLLPALQQGARQLGVDYRYNNPVEHIDYRSGNFIVTTRAGEKYTGKKVVLCAGLGNKRLGNFVGLHVPVEPNQARS
- a CDS encoding ABC transporter permease, which gives rise to MKRNRTLSLLFHTAFMLFLLAPLLIVIVVSFTDKGFISYPSDGLSLRWYQAVLEEPRITQSFWLSLKLATFASTIAVCLAVPAALALTRFRFPGRDAVSAFLMSPLMIPNVVLGVSFLRFFNIAGLSGSVFWLTMTHVIFIFPYSLRLVLASATGMDREVEMAARSLGAGKRHVYGRIILPLILPGLTGGWLLSFIQSFDELTMTVFVATPGTTTLPVWMYNHIAQTIDPLITSVSAILIIATVIMMIIMDRLVGLDKVLIGKG
- a CDS encoding ABC transporter permease; amino-acid sequence: MRKEPYALLAPALLLFCGMLIIPMLLVAVLSFYAFNGTIGIIPDFSFGNYITIFSDPYYGEIFLRTAGMALLVTAICLVLGIPETLILARMRAPWRGIFLVMVLGPLLISVVVRTLGWSILMGRQGLINDTLLLLGLVDSPIRLTFTFTGMVIGLVHVMVPFMIISIWATLRKLDPTVEYAGRSLGGSPLTVFRRIIFPQLMPGILSGSIIVFALSASAFATPAILGGRRLKVVATAAYDEFLNSLNWPLGAAIVILLLIANIIIIMGLNRYTERKYRMIFSAGENG
- a CDS encoding ABC transporter ATP-binding protein, whose translation is MSFLSVRNLGKDYGSASVVKSMDLEIERGEFVSLLGPSGCGKTTTLQMIAGFTDPTRGQVILDGTDLTDMPPEKRDIGVVFQSYALFPHMTVQDNISFGLEMRKMARAQRRERINEVLDMVSLTGMGERYPAQLSGGQRQRVAIARSLAIQPRLLLLDEPMSNLDAKLRENMHIELRRIQRKLGITTILVTHDQTEAMTMSDRIALMNDGCIQQLAPPLEVYHNPRTLFVSGFLGRANVFEGTIARSDTPGYQVSSNGLTFAVCLPENHLFRAGTANIMIRPENVRFAGPGTAGKLSGTLSEAVFLGTHWLCEVTTPLGMWFVSIQTLTAQPGETVALDWQDCDLRIIAEQQ
- a CDS encoding extracellular solute-binding protein, with the translated sequence MTSLFQNGEAIIGVWGNGRVETLRSTGFPVKFVYPKEGAMALLTAACPVVKSNVPELAQKLVQYLASPEIQMVFARTQSWGPVNKTVKLPAEDAQRVVYGEAVDKLEKTDWDTVNAVRTQWNDRWNRTVER
- a CDS encoding extracellular solute-binding protein — its product is MMKRKLMTIAIAGLMAPATSMVYAQTPTLYLGSYGGSTQKAFEEDVLPAFEKANNVKVVYVPGNSTDTLGKLQAQKSNPELDVVMLDDGPMYQAMQFGFCDKIDKSAPVFKDLYPIADLGPNALGIGLVATGLFYNEEAFKKEGITPPTSWHDLENPQFEQRTVIPPLNNTYGLHTLVKFAKLNGGDEKNRTPALMPLSKKSTRMYWPGNPRLAA
- a CDS encoding LysR substrate-binding domain-containing protein gives rise to the protein MIHRYFPVRAGNDTKTTRGISRPHDQPYRYEGSGVSFHLATCHYTLDIRSGSFCRFPLFERRQGRLFPTHEAEELFKEVERSLVGVQEIAYAASQIQKAQKGQFHIAAAPCLASAALPFLLHNFMQAHTDLSVKLTTHASTTIMDMVQNAKCDLGMVILSSEYPSPLGEHLFSLDSKIAIPRNHPLAQKSEIHVTDLQGQTMILGSHDMDTRQAFGLLLVSHGIKVFSSVDTNTSQTMCSFVESGNCLAIVDPITVITYIGNNIVFRNFSPRLMVHFSALYRADKPALRVLKDFVHYVKTNVTMTIAQNGKLL